The proteins below come from a single Aegilops tauschii subsp. strangulata cultivar AL8/78 chromosome 6, Aet v6.0, whole genome shotgun sequence genomic window:
- the LOC109737103 gene encoding AP2-like ethylene-responsive transcription factor SNZ: MSIRRLRASNFRGVRERRSGAFSSEIWFREKRLILGTFDTTEEAARAHDAAAWRLLRPRRDMNFPDVSSQRAQDLAPLPRLFTDEDRRVHRRRQRRLAIAEMDVETLVLWRERFPQDIIDERQFYKQRRLERDARRTERAAYREDKRSRK, translated from the coding sequence ATGTCGATCCGTCGCCTGCGCGCTTCGAATTTTCGCGGAGTCCGCGAGCGccgctccggcgccttctcctcCGAGATCTGGTTTCGCGAGAAACGTCTCATCCTCGGCACCTTCGACACCACAGAGGAGGCGGCCCGCGCgcacgacgcggcggcgtggcgcctcctaAGGCCTCGTCGGGATATGAATTTTCCCGACGTGTCGAGCCAGCGGGCGCAGGATCTGGCGCCTCTCCCGCGGCTtttcaccgacgaggatcgtcgtgtCCATCGGAGGCGGCAGCGTCGCCTCgccatcgccgagatggacgtgGAAACCTTGGTGCTGTGGCGCGAACGCTTCCCCCAGGACATCATCGACGAGCGCCAGTTCTACAAGCAAAGGAGGTTGGAGAGGGACGCGAGGAGgacggagcgagccgcctatcgggAGGACAAGCGTTCGCGGAAGTAG